In the genome of Vicia villosa cultivar HV-30 ecotype Madison, WI linkage group LG7, Vvil1.0, whole genome shotgun sequence, one region contains:
- the LOC131618110 gene encoding inorganic pyrophosphatase 2-like, with amino-acid sequence MSNIVIVFDFDKTIIDCDSDNWLIDELGFTDLFNQLLPTMPWNSLMDRMMMELHSNGITIQEIESALHRIPIHPRIIPAIKSAHALGCDLRIVSDANKFFIETIVKHLGIRECFTEINTNPGYVNQQGRLTILPYHDFNKASHGCPLCPPNMCKGLIVDRIQDTIGEVDNKRFIYLGDGAGDYCPSLRFSERDFVMPRKNFPVWDLICKDPSLVKAEINGWCDGQELEQVLMNLINKIMIEENAKLISSDCKLQTLSTPVFETLPKALSVRP; translated from the exons ATGTCTAATATTGTTATAGTTTTTGATTTTGACAAAACTATCATTGATTGTGATAGTGATAACTGGTTGATTGATGAATTGGGTTTCACCGATTTGTTCAATCAACTACTTCCCACAATGCCTTGGAACTCCCTTATG gatAGGATGATGATGGAGCTTCATTCAAATGGTATAACCATACAAGAGATTGAAAGTGCTCTTCATAGGATTCCAATTCATCCCAGAATCATACCTGCTATCAAATCAGCACATGCTTTAGGGTGTGATTTGAGAATTGTTAGTGATGCTAATAAGTTTTTCATTGAAACTATTGTGAAGCATTTGGGGATAAGAGAATGCTTCACAGAGATTAACACTAATCCAGGTTATGTTAATCAACAAGGAAGATTAACAATTTTGCCTTACCATGACTTCAATAAGGCTTCACATGGTTGCCCTCTATGCCCTCCAAATATGTGCAAG GGTTTAATCGTTGATAGAATCCAAGATACAATTGGTGAAGTGGATAACAAGAGGTTCATCTACCTTGGTGATGGTGCTGGTGATTACTGTCCTAGTTTGAGGTTTAGTGAAAGAGACTTTGTGATGCCAAGGAAGAATTTTCCAGTTTGGGATTTGATATGCAAAGATCCTTCCCTTGTTAAGGCTGAAATTAATGGTTGGTGTGATGGACAAGAGCTTGAACAagttttgatgaatttgatcaACAAAATTATGATTGAAGAAAATGCTAAACTCATTTCAAGTGATTGCAAGCTACAAACTCTATCAACTCCTGTGTTTGAAACCTTGCCAAAAGCTCTATCAGTTAGACCATAG